The nucleotide window GGGCTCAAGTCCGTCTCCTGCATCGTTTATCTAACGGGTTAATCTCTGTGATGGGAAAGTTGGCCGACCACTGGCAGACTACACCTTACTACCGTCTCCACCCACGTCACAGAGACGAGCATCCACATCAATGAAAAGGTGACGCGCTCTGCAGCTACGTGTGTGCTCCgctgtgtgtgcgcgctcctGCTGCGCTGCTGCCGCACAGCAACCAGGTGGAGAGATGAAGCCCAACTCAGCAGAGAGCGTCACGGGCCGACGATGGAGAGAAGACGGCGAATGATGGAGGATCACCCGAGCGAGACGGAATAGAGCAGACCCGCAGCTATGAGCTCCTCCTTCCCCAAATCTGAATCCACGACCTCCTTGTTGAAATCGTCCGCGGCGGCGACGAGACCTACACACCTCCCTGAGCGCACAGCAGAGAGCCGGAGAAGTCAACACCCgcagcatcagcaccagcaTCACCACCGTCCCGCCGCCGTGCTCCGGAGCACTGGCAGCAAAGCCGAGGAGTCCTTCTGGTCGGCCGAGTGCGACGTCAGCGCCCGGAGACCCCTGTGCCACCCCTCCCTCGTCGGCAGCCGGGACAGTAGTGATCACGCCGCCACTCGGGACAAGTGCAAGTCTCATGCCCCGACCCACGGCCAAGTTCCCGACCCGCCGAACAGCGGCGAGGCGGGCCGAGGTGTGAGGGAGCGCTGCAGGTCCTCCAAACCCACACACCGGCACCACCATCGCAGGAAGCACACCAAGGAGGACCGTCCCCTGGCGGCAGGGGCACCCGAGCCCGAGCATGCCCGTCGCTGCCCCACTCATAGCAGCCCGGTCCCCAGGGTGCCCTCGCTGTCGGACAGCAACGACGACAGGGCGCCTCTCTGTGAGCCGAGGGACCGTCGGGGAGCCGGTTCGGCCAACAGTGCAGGAGGTCAGGTCCCCAGTCCCTCCCCGTCCTCGTGCTCCCTGGTCCCGCTGTCCAGCAGTTCATCCCGTCGCTCCCGGAGGTCCAGTGCTGCTTCTTCTGCATCCGATGTCCATTTACGCACGATCCTCAATTCTCTCTTTGGCCAGGTAACGGATATAGAAACATGCATGTACACGTGCACCACTAGATGTGGTCCGGATCAAGTCATCCTACACAGGTTCCGTTCATTTAAAGAGTTTTAAGTGCAGCTCCTCGGAGTTGTGTGGCCCCTGACAAGCTGTGCTAGTGACACCCAAAACCCGAAATCTAATTCATGCAAGAGCCTCTATTCTATGGGTTTAATGAGACGGGTTACCACGGAGAAAATAAGGTTTTGTTAACCGACGTGAATGGACGACAGCAGTGTCTTCAGTAAGGCATCAGATCCAGGATTCCCCTGTAGAAGCCCCCTGCTAAAAATATAATGCTTTGCTACTGTCATTTCCACTGGCTCCAATGACGTTTCCAATCAATACAAGCCATTGTGCTTtgtgatgcagtctgcaaaaaaCTGTCCTCACTGTATAGATTGATTATATAGACAGGGAAAAAGCGTCCTCTATACACATTCATTTCTTATATAATTTTTAAATACAGCGCTACCTCCTACAGACCTCCGCCAGTCCGCCGTTCCCTCTTGAAGTGGATGTGATGGGGGCATTTTAACATGCTCAATATCAGAGAGGTGCAGATGTTTGATGtgctaatgtttattttgtgaaaaaacagacagaggtaTATTCATTTcctgcatcatcatcactgcagtaactgatgtgttgtgttgggAGGAAATCACTTTGATGCTCCCGTTGGTGATGGAGGGATCTATTTTGAGCCTGCCGTCTATTTATACATAGAAAATAGGTTCCACTTAATATGCTTGGGTTGGTATCAGTGATATGGATTTGCATAATTTTTGCTCGCAGACCTCAGGTCTGCAACCAATTTCAGTTTTACACAAATCCTCACAAAGCTCCACCATGTCGCATCGTGTGTGGCGTTTTGATTTTAGGCTGATCCTTAATGAGGAGGTTATTCACAGATTTGAGAATTAGGAATCTCTCTGCTATAGGCTCCGCATGGGAACACTTGGAGCATCTTTTGTGGCTCCGGGAAGAAAATCCTCAAGCACTTGTATGAATGCTTCCTCTACAAATATCCCATGAGTCAGTGTGCGAGCAGCTCTGTGAAAACATTAGTGTGACCTGTAAAAGGTCTTTGATGAGACAGCTAGATGGTGAGGAGGTCAATGATGGGCAGGAATGTAATGCCGGGTTTTAGAGATATATACACACTCTGCTCTGCCTTTGGCATTTTGTCTAAACAATGCATTCAGAGTAAACAGGATTTTCACTGCTCTGGCTTCAAGTTGTGGTTTCACTTGCCAAATGTAAACAGATGGTGATCGACTGACTACCTTGAATCAAATTTAGATTTCTGcatatgaacaaacacacacacagaaatcacacGATTAAACAAACGTCAGTAGCTGCATTGCTGCCTCTCCCAGTCTTCATGGAGGTGCAGCGAGGCTGCTATAGGTCCGGCTGACCTTGTCTTTGACTGCAGAGGGCACTGGATGATGTGTGTGGCGCGGGGGAGTGAGGCGAGAATACAAAGGCATTTGCAGACAATTTGAGAACCACACAGGGATTCAAAATGCAATCTCCATCCAATCATCCGTTATCTTtgcacttatcctttgagggttgcaggCGGCgggccaatcccagctgacattgggcaagatGCACCGTGAACAGGTTGCCAGCTTATCACATGTAcagccaacatacagagacaaactacCATTCACACTCACCCCTGCAGGGTTTTCATCTCGCGTGTCTTTTAAAAGAACCCAATCGAGCTAGGTTTCAAATCAAGAACCTCCTTGCTGTGACGCAGCAGTGCATGGCAGCCAAATGCAACCTCAAGGTTGCAAATATTTAAACGAGTCTGTTACGTGAGAGTGCAGGTGAGGAGCTGGAAATAGGTCGTTCCAGAGTACTCTTGTAAACCTGCCTGCTACAGCAAATACCTGgtagtatgtgtgtatgtgtgttacacTTGGGTAAAAGGTTACTGGTGCAGTTGTGTGTATATATCCCGGTTGGAAAGATGacagcggctgtggctgaggggtagagcggtagTTGGCGGTTCGATCCaagtctttcccatctgcatgccgaactGATCTAGAAAAGcgccatttaccatttatcacATCGCTCTTGTTTATCCTGATGTGTGGTGTCTTTGTGTGATGCCGTGTTGAATTGTCTGTGTTGTTCACATATCGGCTACAAACAGTTTGGTCAGCGTGACAGTTTGGTGAAATATCCCACAGACGCTcaacttcttttcctttaaTAGGCATACTTCATGCTTCACTTCCCTCTCTCATTGActttctcactctcactctcacttcgtctccccctctctctctctttgagtgTCACTGGCCACACTTTGCTTATACTTCCAGACAGACAGCGAGGTGCAGCGAAGTTCACAGTTGTTTTTGTCTATCAGCTGCAGGTTAGCACCCCAGGCTTCATGGGTCTTGCTGAAACCAGAGTTTTTACTCCTCTCAGAGCCCAAACTGCAAACTTGACGGAGAAAAAGTCCTCATGGTCCTTTGTagtgtctcttttctctcttggTATGGGAAACTGCTTAGACTGGCCCCTGAGAACGGTAAGACTGTTTTCACTGTGATATGCTAATGTCAcaccctgtctctctcactttgtTTGTTGGATTTTGTGACAGGTTCAAAACTGAAACTGGCAACAAAACTTGTCAGTGGTGTATCGTTTTTGGACGTTTTGTCCAAGTTTTGCAAACTTGTGTGCAGctgttttcattctctgctcaAGCTTGACTGGATGTTGCAGAGGTTCAGTCATCATACCGCCCACATTGCTATAGAGGAttttgaggtttttttgtctgtgtgtgtgtttttaatgatatccacacacagagcatttaCAAAAATGGTTAAAATCTGCATTCGTTTGCGTtgtgttatgtttgtttaaGTAATGTTTTTTCTTACATGTTACTTTATAATGACTTGACACTTGTCCTGCTAATTCGCTGCTTGCAAATGGCTTCCGTTGTATTTAGTTGACCTTGTCTTAGATTAATGGCTTCAGATCTTTGTTGTGCAGCAGGCACTGTTTTTTCAACATGTGTCTTGATGTCTTCACagaatctattttttttttcttctgtgacaATACCCTGACACATGTAGCCAGCTCCAGGGTACTTATGAGCTTGCATTTATATGTATAAGTATGTTTACTGTTCCAGTGACAGTGTATAGGTGTGAGTTGCCAGTTTCGCACGTCACACGTAAACAGTTGTGAACAATGAGCGGAAAGTTGGCAATGTACCGGTTTATTGATGTGTCTAAATTTCTGCCTGGTTTTTGTATTCCAAACATTTGCTTCATATGCAGTtacacaacactcacacactttcctGGATACCTGGtctatccctaaccctaaccataacctagGAGGTTAAGTGTCCTCATAAGGAAGACAATTCCCCTtcatgtgactgtgtaaaccTCACAACATGAATAATAtctggacaacacacacacacattacagagAGAAACTAGTTGACTGTCACATGTCCTCCGCTCTCAGACGGCAGCTTTATTCCATTCTGCTCTGAAGCCTCTACATAtttctaactctgtctccccctctggaAAGATGCTCCAGGACGCTGAGAGGAGACTCAGAGGGGTGCTGCCTTGTGAGGAGATGGGCCATGCAGGGTATCTCCGGCCTTATCAGGAGTCCATTGTTTCCATGACACAAAACTGCGTTCTCGTGAGCAACATACTGGGACAAACCTGTGTCTTCCTGAGTAATGGCGTGGCCAATTGCAGGCAGACTGTACGTAAGTCTGGACAAACCATCCTTTTTATATCTACTTCTTGTTTGGGTTGTTGCGGACCTTTTGCTATCACTGCAGTGCCCGTTCTTAAAAAGTCCTTGTCATTAGTAAGTCCTCCTCAATcatttctacaatatactgtcactttttattgtttgtgtgttggacgttgtgtgcagagctttttataaacaatctatgatgcagagtgaagttcattctacctggtttatctgcagattTTACAGCAattgttagaaaaaaaacaggtgtGTGGTTTCACACATCGTTTAACTGATGCACTTAAATGGTGTTAGTTTTTCATATATTGCATGTCTAACTTTTAAATTCATATATTTCAATGGTCTGTTAAGCAATCGACACAATTTTCAGACCGTTGTTCACATCTTTTCAAAAAAAGTTCAGCTAGATACaaagcaaacaacaaaacaaacttcatgcttttactttaaagaCAAATTGCCAATTTCTATGAAAATTGCGATTTTGACCCATAAATTTGAAATAGTTGtcaaccactgctgtagtttatcaaaggatgaagaggaggacgtGTTGAGGTCGGTCCACATACTGACTGTTAGCATTGCCCCGCCCCTACTGACTGCCACAGAacgctggtcgcctgtttattcaatttattaatattaaagaaTCACaggtccaaattgcaccaaatttggCACTGAACCTCCCTGGGCCATTACCAATACACATGCCTAGTGTGATGTCGATAAGAAGAATGGTTTGCAAGATGGGCAGTCCAAACACAGACTTTTGTGTTTATTAGTAGGTCAATCATTTCTCACGACTTCCACTCTTGCTGCTTGTGACTGGCATCCTTCCATCCACCAGTGTAGGGAACACACAGGTTTGGAAAATAACAGAGCATCAAAGTTCACAAGTGACTGCATATGTGTTTAGGACCTTGTGAACAGATGCAGTGCACATGAATGCAACAGCCTTAATTGATCAGTGGTTTCCAACATTCCTCAGCTTAAACAGGTCAAACTGGGGCAGTGATGCTGATTCAGCAATGCTTTGCTCCACTGCCCACCTTTCACAGATATAACTATATCTTTAATTGTATGGTGAGTGcataaaatatttaagaaaTACAATAGGttgggaaatattttttttcccaagATTTACATGAAAGGCTTGATAACACTCACATGCCTGTAGTAGCTAAGCTTTGTTAGAGACCAGCTGTTTCCGCCTGTTTTACCATGTTAATGTTAAGCTCACCTGCTGCTGGCTGTACTGTAGCTGAGTGGTATCAGTGGATTATCATATTGGCCAAAGTGAAGAGTAAAGTAGTGGAGGTTTTTGAATAGATATTTCAGTGGTCTGGATCTTGTCAGTGTAAATTTTGGTGGATAATGAACTGGCAGTGATGAATGAAGGGCTGATGGTgttgcacacacatgcatgctgtACTGGCTGGTTATTCTGGATCTTCAGGTGcctgctcctgtggtttctATCTCAGAGGTTCCGGTCAGACAGTTCTTTCAGGCTGACGTCAGCACCTCACTGTTGTGTTTAGACGTGTCACTGCTCCTGCTGTTAACCCCTGAGGGCTCTGGGATATgtctgcctctttctctgccctttAAAGGTTGTGTTCATCTTAAGCAAGCACTGAAAAAATAGAAACGGCCACATTCTTCTGTAAACTGTGAGGGTTATGGTTCCCAGTCATGCTTGTTAGGAATTGGCCGATTTATACTGGGAGGTTATGTCATCAAGATGTGAGATAGTTCCAGTTAACATCTTTTATCGTTTAGCGCAGAgatcttcaacagggggtccgcgacccctagggggtccgcggaggtactgcaggtcgcgaaatgtttggttgattagaatttttttaatattctttataatttttgatttattttctaaacaattttttttacgcaaatttgaatgtgtttaaatacacattaacatgcatcgactactgtgaggctgatatgaccctctgcctaACAACCtgcatccgtccaaggttagataagttgtgtgctacccatcagggtccgacatctcactagtgtgggagtatgtgtggcatccacaggTGGCTTGAGGAtc belongs to Platichthys flesus chromosome 3, fPlaFle2.1, whole genome shotgun sequence and includes:
- the cabp1a gene encoding calcium-binding protein 1a, whose amino-acid sequence is MSSSFPKSESTTSLLKSSAAATRPTHLPERTAESRRSQHPQHQHQHHHRPAAVLRSTGSKAEESFWSAECDVSARRPLCHPSLVGSRDSSDHAATRDKCKSHAPTHGQVPDPPNSGEAGRGVRERCRSSKPTHRHHHRRKHTKEDRPLAAGAPEPEHARRCPTHSSPVPRVPSLSDSNDDRAPLCEPRDRRGAGSANSAGGQVPSPSPSSCSLVPLSSSSSRRSRRSSAASSASDVHLRTILNSLFGQDRELRPEEMDELRDAFKEFDKDKDGFISCKDLGNCMRTMGYMPTEMELIELSQQINMNLGGHVDFEDFVELMGPKLLAETADMIGIKELKDAFREFDTNGDGAISTSELRDAMRKLLGQQVGLKEVEDILRDVDLNGDGLVDFEEFVRMMSR